The Jeotgalibacillus aurantiacus genome segment TTTTCCTCGGGCTCGATGACTCGATAAAATGGATTGTCATTTTAACGCTTGTCCCGTTTATGACGTTTTATCTTTTAAAGGACAGAATGTTGATCAAACATTGGGTTTATGGTTTAATCCCTGACGAAAAAAAAGAAAGAGTAAGATTCTTTTTTAAAGAGACGGATAAAAGTCTCGGTGGATATATTCGGGGACAGGTGCTGCTGTCAATGGCCATTGCAGTGTTAACGTATGTGCTGTTGTTGATTCTTTCAGTTCCTTACGCGCCTTTTCTGGCGATTATCATGGGTATATTTAATGTCATCCCATATGTTGGTCCGATCATCGGCTCGATACCTGCTGTCCTGATCGCTTCGACGATTTCACTTCCGGCCGTTTTATGGATTGTAGCAGGTGTTTTTGTCATTCAAATGCTTGAAAGTCACCTTCTGTCTCCCTGGATTATCGGGAACAGCGTGCACTTTCATCCAATCGTTATGATGGTGCTTTTACTCGCAGGAGGAGAGATCGGCGGGGTCATCGGACTCATCGTGATCATCCCTGCTGCCATGCTGATCCGGCTCTTATGGAAAACAATCCGATTAAATAAATACGATCATGAATTGACAAAGGGCTGAGAGATTTCTATAATTTCAAGTAGAATTGTTCTGTCACGTTACCGGTTGCTCTGTTTGCAATCGCGTGTATATGAAGAATAAATGATCATCTCGAAGATGGAATGAGTACACATTTACCATTGTTCATTAAAAGAGAGGGCTCCCTGGGCTGAAAGGGGCTTAATGAACTGAAATGTGGAAAGCTGGTCCGGAGTGCAGGTAATCACTGCCGTATGCTGCGTTAAAGCGATGAAAGTGGTGGGTTTTCAATCCATAACCAGGGTGGTACCGCGAGTGTAAGCTCGTCCCTGTGTCGGATTGGAGGCCTTTTTCTGTTTTTTGGACGCTTCGGGAATTATAAAGGAGGAACAGCCAGATGAAAAAATGGACAGGTGCAGAAATCAGACAAATGTATTTGGATTTCTTTAAGGAAAAAGGACATGATATTGAGCCGAGTGCATCACTCGTTCCACACGAAGATCCTTCTTTACTCTGGATCAACAGCGGTGTTGCGACGCTGAAGAAGTATTTTGACGGTCGTGTGATTCCGGCTAATCCGCGTATTACCAATGCGCAGAAATCGATTCGTACGAATGATATTGAAAACGTCGGAAAAACAGCCCGTCACCATACATTCTTCGAAATGCTTGGTAACTTCTCAATCGGAGAATATTTTAAAGAAGAAGCGATTGAATGGGCATGGGAATTCCTCACTTCTGATAAGTGGATCGGCTTTGATCCAGAGAAGCTTTCTGTCACGATTCACCCTGAGGACGATGAAGCATTTGAGATCTGGAAGGACAAAGTAGGCGTGCCGGAGCACCGCATCATCCGTCTTGAAGGAAACTTCTGGGATATCGGGGAAGGCCCAAGTGGTCCTAACTCTGAAATCTTCTTTGACCGCGGTGAAGAGTACGGCAATGACCCGGCGGATCCTGAATTGTATCCTGGCGGAGAAAATGACCGTTATCTTGAAATCTGGAATCTTGTATTTTCACAGTTTAATCATAATGCTGACGACACGTACACGCCGCTGCCAAAGAAAAACATTGATACAGGTATGGGTCTTGAGCGTATGGCGTGTGTTGTTCAGGACGTTCCGACCAACTTTGAAACGGATCTGTTTATGCCAATCATTGAAGCAACCGAGCTTGTTTCAAAAGTGCGCTATGGACAGAGTGAAAATGATATGGCATTTAAAGTGATTGCCGACCATATCAGAACCGTTTCGTTTGCAGTAGGGGATGGTGCACTTCCTTCGAATGAAGGACGTGGCTATGTGCTGAGACGACTGCTGAGAAGAGCGGTCCGCTTTGCCAAACAGCTGGGCATCAACCGACCATTTATGTTTGAACTGGTACCGGTTGTAGCGGATATCATGTTTGACTTCTATCCGGAAGTGAAGCAGAAGCAGGAATTTATCCAAAAAGTTATTAAAAACGAAGAGGAACGCTTCCATGAAACGCTGAATGAAGGCCTTGCTATTTTAAATGAGCTGATGAAAGCAGCAAAAGAAAATGGCTCAAATCTGATTCAGGGTAAGGACGTATTCCGTCTTTATGATACATTCGGTTTCCCTGTTGAACTGACAGAAGAGTATGCAGAGGAAAATGGTCTTCAAATTGATCAGGACGGTTTCCGAGCAGAAATGGAAGCACAGCGCTCCCGTGCCCGCGCTGCACGTCAGGAAAGCGGCTCGATGCAGGTTCAGGGTGGCGTTCTGGGCGATATTAAAGTGAATAGTGAATTTGTCGGCTATAGCAGACTGAAGCATGATTCCGTCATTGAAGAGCTTGTCATCAATCAGGAATTTGCCTCTGAAGCATCAGAAGGCCAGGAAGTTCAGTTCATTCTCGCTGAGACTCCATTCTATGCTGAAAGTGGAGGTCAGATTGGTGATAAAGGGATTGTTTCTAACGATCTGGTGACCATTGAGGTGAAGGACGTTAAGAAAGCGCCGAATGGGCAGAACCTTCACACAGGTATTGTCACAGCAGGAACAGTGACTAAAGGTGATGCTGTGACGGCGGAAGTGAAAACAGATTCCCGTAACCGCATTACAAAAAATCATACGGCAACACACCTGCTGCACCAGGCATTGAAGGATGTATTAGGCGATCATGTCAATCAGGCGGGATCTCTTGTTGAGCCGGATCGTCTGCGTTTTGACTTCTCTCACTTTGGCCAGGTGACACAGGAAGAGCTTGAACAAATCGAAGAGATTGTAAACGCAAAAATTTGGACAAGCTATGAGGTAGACACAGCCATTAAATCATTGGATGAAGCAAAAGCGATGGGTGCGATGGCATTATTCGGTGAAAAGTACGGCTCTGAAGTCCGCGTCGTATCGATCGGCGATTACAGTCTTGAGCTTTGCGGAGGCTGCCATGTTGGCAACACAGCTGAAATCGGCTTATTCCGTATTGTATCTGAAGGTGGAATCGGTGCAGGTACCCGTCGTATTGAGGCGGTAACAGGAGAAGCTGCTTACCGTCATATGAACGATCAGATCAACATTCTGAATCGTTCTGCGAAAAAGCTGAAAGCCAACCCGCGTGATCTGGAAACACGTCTTGAAGGTCTCCAGTCTGATGTAAAGGTCCTGCAGCGTGAAAATGAATCTTTAAATGCCAAGCTGTCAAATATCGAAGCGAAAAGCATTCTCGATAAAATCGAAGATGTTGACGGTGTATCCGTATTGGCACAAAAGGTTCAAGCTGCAGATATGAACGCATTGAGAACGATGGCAGATGACGTGAAAAACAAGCTTGGATCCGGCGTACTCGTGTTGATTTCTGTACAGGGAGACAAGGTTCAGATCATTGCAGGCGTCACAAAAGATTTAATCGAAAAAGGCTATCATGCTGGAAAACTGATTAAAGAAGTAGCCGGCATCTGTGGCGGAGGCGGCGGTGGCCGTCCTGATATGGCACAAGCAGGCGGTAAGGATCCATCGAAAGTGGAAGAGGCCCTTCTATTTGTTCCTGAATGGGTGAAATCCGTTTGATTCTGATCCATTCTGGTGTACAATGAACAGTAGTTGGATAATAGGAATGCAGGTTGATTCCGTAGTGAGGTGTAGAAGATGAGCTCATTTGATAAAACGATGCGGTTCGATTTTGGGGATGAATCGGCTGACAGGGAGGTACAACGAGTCCTGGTACAGGTATTCAAAGCTCTTGAAGAGAAAGGATACAATCCGATTAACCAGATAGTAGGGTATCTTTTATCGGGTGACCCCGCCTATATTCCACGCCACCAGGATGCGAGGAATATCATCCGTAAACTGGAACGGGATGAGATTATTGAAGAACTGGTGAAGTTTTATCTTCAGCAGCATAAAGAAGGATGATATCATGCGTACGATGGGTCTGGACGTAGGCTCTAAAACCGTTGGAGTAGCGGTTAGTGATGCTCTTGGCTGGACGGCCCAGGGCATCGAGACCATTAAGATTGATGAAGCCGCAGGGCATTTCGGCCTGAAGCGCATAAAAGAGCTCGTTCAGGAGCATGAAATCTCCAAAATTGTCATCGGCTTACCGAAAAACATGAACAATACGCTTGGTCCTAGAGCAGAAGCCAGCCAAAAGTATGGTGATATGCTGAAAAGCCGTCTGGATGTGGACATCATTTTCTGGGATGAACGGTTAAGCACGATGGCAGCTGAACGTGTACTGCTGGAAGCGGATGTCAGTCGCAGTAAAAGAAAAAAAGTAATTGATAAAATGGCGGCTGTCATGATCCTTCAGGGATATCTTGACAGCGCGTCAAAATGAGGTGACCATAATGGAGCATGGTGAAAAAAATATTACAGTCATTGATGAGCAGGGTAACGAGGTTCTATGTGAAGTCCTTTTTACATTTGACTCTGATGAATTCAAAAAATCATATGTATTGTACTACCCGGTAGGAGATACAGACGAGGAAGAGATCGAGATTCACGCTTCTTCTTTCGAGCCTGACGATGAAAATGCTGAAGGTGAACTGAAGCCAATCGAAACAGAAGCAGAATGGGATATGATCGAAGAAATGCTCAACACATTCCTGGATGAGGAAGAAGAGGAATAATAGCACTAATGAAGGATGGGAAGACTCTGAAAATGAGTCGTTCCATCCTTTTGTTTTTTTATGAGTAAAGGACAGCTCGACTCTAAAAACATTAATCGTTCAGACCTTTATCCTTTTAAAAAGGATGAATACTGTAAAATGCTCAAGGTTGCCCGGACATATTTTTAAGGTATAATGGGGGTAATTGAAAAAAAGAGCGTGCTTTTTGGAGGGAAATTGATTGAGCGATAAAAAATCTTTAATCGATCAGTGGAAACTGAACTTGCAGGAACGAAAAAAGGAAGCAAAAAAAGTAAGGAAAATCGTTTTTATTCTGTCTGTCATTCTGCTGTTTTTAACAGCCGGTTTAGTTCTTGGGGGATATTCGTACGTGAGTGCAGCACTCGAGCCGGTTAATCCGGAAAGTGAAGAAGCCATCCCGGTAGAAATTCCGATTGGATCGTCTGTTGACAGCATCACGTCTACACTCGAGGAGAGCGGAGTTATCAGGGATGCACAGGTGTACAAGTATTATCTTAAATTTAATAATGAATCGGAATTTCAGGCGGGAACCTATGAATTTACACAGGCCATGACGCTTGATGAAATTACAGAAAGTTTAAAAACCGGAAAGATTTATCATGAACCTATTTTTAATGTAACGATTCCGGAAGGACTTACCCTTGAACAGATCGCAGGTGTGATTGAGGAAAATACTGATTACACTCAAGAAGGGTTTATGGAAAAAGTAACTGATCCGGTCTTTATCGAATCATTAAAAAGCCAATATCCTGAACTGATTACGTCAGATTTGGATAATGAAAATATTAAGGTGACACTGGAAGGATACTTATTTCCTGCTACTTATCCGTTTTACGAAGAAAATCCTTCACTTGAGAGTATCATTACTCAAATGGTGGATGCGATGTATAACAATGTGTCTCCATATCTTGCCACACTGCCTGAGTTTACAGCAGGTGATTATACCGGAGCAACTGAAAGTGGCGAGGGAGAGAAAGTCATGGACGTTCACGACGTTCTTACAATGGCTTCTTTGCTTGAGAGAGAAGCAACTGCTTCTACAGACCGCAGCATGATTGCGGGTATTTTTTATAACCGCCTTGAAGAGGGCATGCCGCTTCAGACCGATCCTACTGTTCTCTATGCAAAAGGAGAATGGAACGATAGAGTATTGTTTGAGGATCTGGAAATTCAGGACCCTTACAATACGTATCAGAATCAGGGGCTTCCTCCCGGACCGATTGCAGCACCAGGTCTTGCATCCATTGAAGCTGCACTGAATCCGGAAGCAAGTGATTACCTGTATTTCCTGACTTCTGCTGAAGATGGGGCTATGTATTATTCTGAAACACTTGAAGAGCATGAGCGGAAAGCTGAACAATACATTTACAGTGTAAATGAAGAGCAGGCTTCTGAAGAGGAAGGCTCTTAAATCGAATGGAGGAATGTGTGATCATCTGCAGCTGATTAAAACGTGACAGTTTTTCAGCTTTCATAAAGATGATTCACTTTCCTCCTGTTTTTATGGTAGAATAGATAAAGTATTTTCAGGCGTCTATCACAAAGTCCGATGGCAGAAAGCATCTTGCTTTCTTCTTTTCATGTCCGGAGACTGTTTTGTGAGCGCTCTTTTTTATGGAAGCAGACTTGTAAAGGCGTGATCGAAATGGATGAAAAAGTCCATCAATACATTGAAAATTTAACAGCTGACCGTTCTGACTTTTTCATGAATATGGAGAACTATGCGAAAGAAAATGGTGTACCGATTATGGAACTGGCCGGAATGGAAACCCTTCTGCAGTTTTTACGCCTTCAACAGCCGAAAAAATTGCTTGAGATCGGTACTGCAATCGGCTATTCCGCACTCAGGATGGCGACCGAGATCAGTCAGGTGAAAATCGTCTCTATTGAACGGGATCAGGAGCGCTATGAAAAGGCACAGCAATTTGTTCAGCAATCCGGTGTAGGCGACCGTATCACGCTATTGTATGGAGACGCATTTGATCTAATTTATGAGGTGGCGGCTTACGGTCCTTTTGATGCAGTCTTTATTGATGCAGCCAAAAGTCAGTCTGACCGTTTCTTTGCAAGTTATGAACCATTATTTGCAGAAAATCCGGTCGTTTATACAGATAACGTCTTATTTAAAGGACTTGTTGCACATCAGACAGGTGATGAAAGTAGAAATGTCAGACAGATGCTTCGTAAAATTAACCGGTTTAACGAATGGATCATGTCCAGGGATGATTACCACACCGTCATTATCCCGGTTGGTGATGGTCTGGCAATCAGTAAGAAGAGGTGAACGAAATGCACAAACCGGAATTATTAGTGACCCCGATGTCTGTTTTGCATATGGAACAGCTGATTGAAGCTGGCGCTGATGCTTTTGTGGTCGGCGAACAGCGCTACGGCTTAAGACTTGCTGCTGAATTTTCCAGAGAGGATGTAGCAAAAGCTGTCAGTCTGGCCCATCAGCATCAGAAAAAAGTGTACGTAGCCATGAACGGGATTTTTCATAATGATAAAGTGGAAGAATTGAATGATTACCTTTCATTCTGTCAGGAAATACAGGCAGATGGTGTTATTTTCGGAGACCCTGCCGTATTGATGGCGGCAAGAGAATCCGCGCCGGAGATGCCTCTTCACTGGAATACCGAGACAACCGCGACCAATTATTTTACCTGCAACTACTGGGGTGAAAAAGGAGCCAAAAGGTCAGTCCTTGCAAGAGAACTATCAATGGATGCAATTGTTGAAATTAAGGAAAATGCCAACGTGGAAATTGAAGTGCAGGTCCACGGCATGACCTGCATGTTCCAGTCAAAGCGTTCACTGCTTGGTAATTATTTTCTTTATCAGGGCAAAGCGATGGAGATTGAAAACAGGAAGCAGAATAAAAACATGCTTTTACATGACGATGAGCGAAACAATAAATATCCTATTTTTGAAGATGAAAATGGCACGCATATTATGAGTCCTAATGATATGTGTATCATTGATGAGTTGAGTGAGATGATGGAAGCAGGTGTGGATTCCTTTAAAATTGATGGAATTCTGCAGGAGCCGGACTATGTCACTGCCGTCACAGCTTTATACCGCAAAGCGATTGACCTTGCAGCCGATCAGCCGGAAGCGTATGAGGCACAAAAAGATGAGTGGCTTGAGCAGATTGAAAACATGCAGCAGCCTCACCGGCCACTTGATACTGGATTCTTCTTTAAAGAAACGGTTTACTAAGCAGGAGGGGACAAGGGAATGACCAAGGTGATTGATAAGATTTCCACAATCAAAGATGGCAAACGAGTAATTGTGAAGAAACCTGAGTTACTTGCGCCTGCAGGAAACCTTGAAAAGCTGAAGGTAGCAGTGCATTATGGGGCTGACGCTGTCTTTATCGGCGGTCAGGAATACGGATTACGGTCTAATGCCGGAAATTTCACGATTGAGGAAATGAAAGAAGGCGTCGAATTTGCCAAAAAATATGGCGCTAAAATCTATGTAACAACGAATATTTTTGCTCACAATGAAAACATTGATGGCCTTGAAGACTATTTGCGTGGTATCGCTTCAGCCGGAGTGGCAGGAATCATCGTGGCAGATCCGCTTATTATCGAAACGTGTAAGCGTGTTGCGCCGGAGGTTGAGGTGCATCTGAGTACCCAGCAGTCCCTTTCAAACTGGAAAGCAGTTCAATTCTGGAAAGAGGAAGGACTGCACCGTGTTGTACTCGCCCGTGAAACAAGCGGCGATGAAATTCAGGAAATGAAAGAAAAGGTCGATATTGAAATTGAAACCTTTATTCACGGAGCGATGTGTATTGCCTACAGCGGTCGCTGCGTCCTGAGTAACCATATGACAGCACGGGATTCAAACCGTGGCGGCTGCTGTCAGTCGTGCCGCTGGGATTATGACTTATATGCAGTTGAAGATGGTCAGGAAAAGGCACTTTATGGAGAAGATGATGCTCCGTTTGCCATGAGTCCGAAGGATCTGAAGCTGATCGAATCCATTCCGAGAATGATCGAGCTTGGCATTGACAGCTTAAAAATAGAAGGCCGGATGAAATCCATTCACTACGTGGCAACGGTTGTCAGTGTGTACCGGAAAGTCATTGACGCTTACTGTGCAGATCCTGAGAACTTCAAGATTAAAAAAGAATGGCTGGAAGAGCTTGATAAATGTGCGAATCGTGATACGGCAACAGCCTTTTTCGAAGGCGTTCCGGGTTATGAAGAGCAGATGTTTGGTGAACACGGAAAAAATACAAAGTTCGATTTTGCAGGTCTGGTGCTGGATTATAACGAAGAATCTAAAATGGTTACCTTACAACAAAGAAACTATTTTAAGCCGGGGCAGGAAATTGAATTCTTTGGCCCAGATATGGATAACTTCACACAGGTTGTCGAAAAGATCTGGGATGAAAGAGGAAATGAGCTGGACGCAGCGAGACATCCGCTGCAAATTGTCCGTTTTAAGGTGGATCAGCCTTTACGTCCGCTCAACATGATGCGAAAGGAGCTCTCGGCTAAATGATGGAAAATAAACCCGTAATTATAGGTGTAACAGGCGGTTCCGGATCAGGAAAAACGTCTGTTACAAAAGCGATCTATGACTATTTTAAAGATCAGTCGATTGCAATCATTGAACAGGATTATTATTATAAGGATCAAAGTAATATTCCTTACGAAGAACGATTAAAAACAAACTATGATCATCCGCTTGCTTTTGATAACGATTTATTAATCGAACACATCAGTCAGCTGCTTAAAAGAGAAGCTGTAGAGAAGCCGGTTTACGATTATACGGTTCATACACGATCTGAAAGAACGATCCCGGTAGAGCCGAAAGATGTGATCATCGTGGAAGGCATCCTCGTGCTTGAAGATGAAAGACTTCGCGATCTGATGGATATCAAATTATATGTGGATACAGATTCAGATCTGCGCATTATCAGACGTATGCTTCGTGATATCAACGAGCGGGGCCGCACGATTGATTCTGTCGTGGACCAGTATATTAACGTGGTCCGTCCGATGCATAATCAGTTTATTGAGCCGACTAAGCGCTATGCGGATATTATTATTCCGGAAGGCGGACAGAACCATGTTGCCATTGATTTAATGGTAACGAAAATTCAAACGATTCTTGAACAAAAGTCAATTGTGTAATATGATAGCAAAGAATGTAAAAGAGGGTTAAAAAATCCTCTTTTTAACATAC includes the following:
- a CDS encoding AI-2E family transporter, encoding MTQWINKRFILKAAGGVLFLWVLFFTETGLVVRESAVTAVVPLLISAVLAYLLLPAVHLLNKARCPDLLSISIIFILIICSVISLIQWGIPFLIVEGPSFITSAQTVAGELFAAGREMEQLLTVFPEAIQLKAGETVTHVTEQLDSQLSAVFLGLDDSIKWIVILTLVPFMTFYLLKDRMLIKHWVYGLIPDEKKERVRFFFKETDKSLGGYIRGQVLLSMAIAVLTYVLLLILSVPYAPFLAIIMGIFNVIPYVGPIIGSIPAVLIASTISLPAVLWIVAGVFVIQMLESHLLSPWIIGNSVHFHPIVMMVLLLAGGEIGGVIGLIVIIPAAMLIRLLWKTIRLNKYDHELTKG
- the alaS gene encoding alanine--tRNA ligase — its product is MKKWTGAEIRQMYLDFFKEKGHDIEPSASLVPHEDPSLLWINSGVATLKKYFDGRVIPANPRITNAQKSIRTNDIENVGKTARHHTFFEMLGNFSIGEYFKEEAIEWAWEFLTSDKWIGFDPEKLSVTIHPEDDEAFEIWKDKVGVPEHRIIRLEGNFWDIGEGPSGPNSEIFFDRGEEYGNDPADPELYPGGENDRYLEIWNLVFSQFNHNADDTYTPLPKKNIDTGMGLERMACVVQDVPTNFETDLFMPIIEATELVSKVRYGQSENDMAFKVIADHIRTVSFAVGDGALPSNEGRGYVLRRLLRRAVRFAKQLGINRPFMFELVPVVADIMFDFYPEVKQKQEFIQKVIKNEEERFHETLNEGLAILNELMKAAKENGSNLIQGKDVFRLYDTFGFPVELTEEYAEENGLQIDQDGFRAEMEAQRSRARAARQESGSMQVQGGVLGDIKVNSEFVGYSRLKHDSVIEELVINQEFASEASEGQEVQFILAETPFYAESGGQIGDKGIVSNDLVTIEVKDVKKAPNGQNLHTGIVTAGTVTKGDAVTAEVKTDSRNRITKNHTATHLLHQALKDVLGDHVNQAGSLVEPDRLRFDFSHFGQVTQEELEQIEEIVNAKIWTSYEVDTAIKSLDEAKAMGAMALFGEKYGSEVRVVSIGDYSLELCGGCHVGNTAEIGLFRIVSEGGIGAGTRRIEAVTGEAAYRHMNDQINILNRSAKKLKANPRDLETRLEGLQSDVKVLQRENESLNAKLSNIEAKSILDKIEDVDGVSVLAQKVQAADMNALRTMADDVKNKLGSGVLVLISVQGDKVQIIAGVTKDLIEKGYHAGKLIKEVAGICGGGGGGRPDMAQAGGKDPSKVEEALLFVPEWVKSV
- a CDS encoding IreB family regulatory phosphoprotein produces the protein MSSFDKTMRFDFGDESADREVQRVLVQVFKALEEKGYNPINQIVGYLLSGDPAYIPRHQDARNIIRKLERDEIIEELVKFYLQQHKEG
- the ruvX gene encoding Holliday junction resolvase RuvX, with amino-acid sequence MRTMGLDVGSKTVGVAVSDALGWTAQGIETIKIDEAAGHFGLKRIKELVQEHEISKIVIGLPKNMNNTLGPRAEASQKYGDMLKSRLDVDIIFWDERLSTMAAERVLLEADVSRSKRKKVIDKMAAVMILQGYLDSASK
- a CDS encoding DUF1292 domain-containing protein, with the protein product MEHGEKNITVIDEQGNEVLCEVLFTFDSDEFKKSYVLYYPVGDTDEEEIEIHASSFEPDDENAEGELKPIETEAEWDMIEEMLNTFLDEEEEE
- the mltG gene encoding endolytic transglycosylase MltG, which gives rise to MSDKKSLIDQWKLNLQERKKEAKKVRKIVFILSVILLFLTAGLVLGGYSYVSAALEPVNPESEEAIPVEIPIGSSVDSITSTLEESGVIRDAQVYKYYLKFNNESEFQAGTYEFTQAMTLDEITESLKTGKIYHEPIFNVTIPEGLTLEQIAGVIEENTDYTQEGFMEKVTDPVFIESLKSQYPELITSDLDNENIKVTLEGYLFPATYPFYEENPSLESIITQMVDAMYNNVSPYLATLPEFTAGDYTGATESGEGEKVMDVHDVLTMASLLEREATASTDRSMIAGIFYNRLEEGMPLQTDPTVLYAKGEWNDRVLFEDLEIQDPYNTYQNQGLPPGPIAAPGLASIEAALNPEASDYLYFLTSAEDGAMYYSETLEEHERKAEQYIYSVNEEQASEEEGS
- a CDS encoding O-methyltransferase translates to MDEKVHQYIENLTADRSDFFMNMENYAKENGVPIMELAGMETLLQFLRLQQPKKLLEIGTAIGYSALRMATEISQVKIVSIERDQERYEKAQQFVQQSGVGDRITLLYGDAFDLIYEVAAYGPFDAVFIDAAKSQSDRFFASYEPLFAENPVVYTDNVLFKGLVAHQTGDESRNVRQMLRKINRFNEWIMSRDDYHTVIIPVGDGLAISKKR
- a CDS encoding peptidase U32 family protein, with amino-acid sequence MHKPELLVTPMSVLHMEQLIEAGADAFVVGEQRYGLRLAAEFSREDVAKAVSLAHQHQKKVYVAMNGIFHNDKVEELNDYLSFCQEIQADGVIFGDPAVLMAARESAPEMPLHWNTETTATNYFTCNYWGEKGAKRSVLARELSMDAIVEIKENANVEIEVQVHGMTCMFQSKRSLLGNYFLYQGKAMEIENRKQNKNMLLHDDERNNKYPIFEDENGTHIMSPNDMCIIDELSEMMEAGVDSFKIDGILQEPDYVTAVTALYRKAIDLAADQPEAYEAQKDEWLEQIENMQQPHRPLDTGFFFKETVY
- a CDS encoding peptidase U32 family protein codes for the protein MTKVIDKISTIKDGKRVIVKKPELLAPAGNLEKLKVAVHYGADAVFIGGQEYGLRSNAGNFTIEEMKEGVEFAKKYGAKIYVTTNIFAHNENIDGLEDYLRGIASAGVAGIIVADPLIIETCKRVAPEVEVHLSTQQSLSNWKAVQFWKEEGLHRVVLARETSGDEIQEMKEKVDIEIETFIHGAMCIAYSGRCVLSNHMTARDSNRGGCCQSCRWDYDLYAVEDGQEKALYGEDDAPFAMSPKDLKLIESIPRMIELGIDSLKIEGRMKSIHYVATVVSVYRKVIDAYCADPENFKIKKEWLEELDKCANRDTATAFFEGVPGYEEQMFGEHGKNTKFDFAGLVLDYNEESKMVTLQQRNYFKPGQEIEFFGPDMDNFTQVVEKIWDERGNELDAARHPLQIVRFKVDQPLRPLNMMRKELSAK
- the udk gene encoding uridine kinase, with translation MENKPVIIGVTGGSGSGKTSVTKAIYDYFKDQSIAIIEQDYYYKDQSNIPYEERLKTNYDHPLAFDNDLLIEHISQLLKREAVEKPVYDYTVHTRSERTIPVEPKDVIIVEGILVLEDERLRDLMDIKLYVDTDSDLRIIRRMLRDINERGRTIDSVVDQYINVVRPMHNQFIEPTKRYADIIIPEGGQNHVAIDLMVTKIQTILEQKSIV